The following coding sequences are from one Diospyros lotus cultivar Yz01 chromosome 7, ASM1463336v1, whole genome shotgun sequence window:
- the LOC127805958 gene encoding rust resistance kinase Lr10-like has protein sequence MSPPIVLFLSLYSLSHLQLLHSVSAHPEDSNSNSNGNSNCPKSFGCGKFGPLYFPLTNEIYSQCGLCTVICVEDDRRHAVVMSLVSEHFSFTNIAQISSEANGRSRIKLNDISFKADLDARNCRALRNLSLPNSASLSFSIPHNLTLFQCNRISFASSSPTDNLYFNYTDCDDHNYIYYYKYPPHPDNVSDSQAQLFQGCSLIQLPLTLDEVDPDDVGDPFELLTASYYIELQASEDCLKCHRRGGQCQTINQKFHCTSKTGGVNVKLIIILIGIGTTALVAMIFLFYYTIWKQLSKKILCFANLGKIDDQNVETFLRSFGSLVPKRYSYLEIKKITNSFKNKLGEGGFGSVYKGKLHDGHLVAVKLLKESKGDGEQFINEVASISRTSHVNIVSLLGFCYESRKRALIYEFMINGSLDKFIYDRKTPKDHELGLEELYKIVVGIAKGLEYLHLGCKTRILHFDIKPHNILLDENFCPKIADFGLAKQCFHRESIVSLFGTRGTIGYIAPELFSRNYGGVSYKADVYSYGMMILDMVVGRKDSNDSTFDCSSEMYFPDWIYKRLEEEQEIGLHCITSKEENEKARKMIIVSLRCIQTDPLSRPSMTKVLEMLEGSLHSLHIPPKPFLSSINGPLTHCPTTDGITLCSSDVS, from the exons ATGTCTCCTCCTATCGTTCTGTTTCTGTCCTTGTATTCCCTATCACATCTGCAGCTTCTTCACTCTGTTTCTGCTCATCCAGAAGACAGCAATAGCAATAGCAATGGCAACAGCAACTGTCCCAAGTCCTTTGGCTGTGGAAAATTCGGACCTCTGTATTTTCCGTTGACTAATGAGATTTATTCGCAGTGCGGCCTCTGCACAGTGATCTGCGTTGAAGACGATCGTCGACATGCGGTCGTCATGTCTCTTGTCAGCGAACACTTCTCTTTCACTAACATAGCCCAAATCTCATCCGAGGCCAACGGTAGGAGCAGGATTAAACTCAATGACATAAGCTTCAAAGCTGATTTAGATGCCAGAAATTGCAGAGCCTTGAGGAATTTGAGTTTACCCAACTCTGCTTCTCTTTCATTCTCCATCCCTCACAATCTCACCCTCTTCCAATGCAACAGAATCTCCTTTGCATCTAGCTCTCCCACGGATAATCTCTATTTCAACTACACAGACTGCGATGATCATAACTATATTTACTACTACAAGTATCCACCACATCCTGATAATGTTTCTGATTCTCAAGCTCAACTTTTTCAAGGCTGCTCCCTGATTCAGCTGCCTTTAACTTTAGACGAAGTTGATCCTGACGATGTTGGCGACCCATTCGAACTACTGACTGCTAGCTATTACATCGAATTGCAAGCGTCTGAGGATTGCCTAAAATGTCACCGGAGAGGAGGCCAATGCCAGACCATCAACCAAAAATTTCACTGCACATCCAAAACAG GAGGGGTAAACGTCAAACTGATCATCATCCTCATAG GTATTGGAACTACTGCATTAGTGGCCATGATATTCTTGTTCTATTATACCATATGGAAACAGTtgtcaaaaaaaattctttgttttGCAAATCTTGGGAAAATAGATGATCAAAATGTTGAGACTTTTCTAAGGAGCTTTGGTTCTCTTGTCCCTAAAAGATATAGCTACTTGGAGATTAAGAAAATTACCAActctttcaaaaataaactCGGTGAAGGAGGCTTTGGTAGTGTTTATAAAGGAAAGTTACATGATGGGCACCTAGTGGCAGTGAAACTTCTAAAGGAATCAAAAGGTGATGGAGAACAATTTATTAATGAGGTTGCGAGTATAAGTCGAACATCTCATGTTAATATTGTAAGTTTATTGGGTTTTTGTTATGAGAGTAGAAAACGGGCTCTTATTTACGAGTTCATGATTAATGGATCTCTCGacaaatttatatatgataGAAAGAcgccaaaagatcatgaattgGGATTGGAAGAATTATATAAGATTGTTGTTGGTATTGCTAAAGGGTTAGAGTACCTCCATTTGGGTTGTAAGACAAGGATTTTGCACTTTGATATAAAGCCTCATAACATTCTACTAGATGAAAATTTTTGTCCCAAAATAGCCGATTTTGGACTTGCTAAACAATGTTTTCATAGGGAAAGTATTGTATCATTGTTCGGAACAAGAGGAACGATTGGATATATTGCGCCTGAGCTATTTTCAAGAAACTACGGAGGGGTCTCTTATAAAGCAGATGTTTATAGCTATGGGATGATGATTTTGGACATGGTTGTGGGGAGAAAAGATTctaatgattcaacctttgatTGTAGCAGTGAGATGTATTTTCCAGATTGGATATACAAACGCCTTGAAGAGGAACAAGAAATTGGGCTTCATTGTATTAcaagcaaagaagaaaatgaaaaagcaAGAAAGATGATAATAGTTAGCTTGAGGTGCATACAAACCGATCCCTTAAGCCGTCCATCAATGACTAAAGTGTTGGAAATGTTGGAAGGAAGCCTACATTCATTACATATCCCACCCAAACCTTTCTTGTCTTCTATTAATGGACCACTAACACATTGTCCAACGACAGATGGCATCACATTATGTTCATCCGATGTGAGTTAG